Part of the Imperialibacter roseus genome, CTTTTCCACTCCACCTGAGGGTACTTTGCTCGGTGTTCAAGATCTACTTTCTTTGAAGCTTCCCCAATAATTTCGATGCTTCGGACTATTGCCCGCTGCCACACCTCATCGGATTGTAAGTCGTCAAAAGACTTCCCTTCACTACTTTTCAGGATAAACTCCGTCTCGATCAGAATATGCTTTAGAAATTGAATCCAGCTAAAATTGGACATACTGAATTTCCTTTTCAATATAGGGTCTAATGAGAGGGCTAAGAGATTCTGGTGTAACCAATTCTATGTTTCGTCCGAGAGAGCTTTCAAGGTAATCGATCAGTCCAATGAAGTTATCAAAGGACTTGGTACCTGGCTTATACTCTACAAGAATGTCAATATCACTTTCCGGGGTTTGCTCATTTCTGACAAACGAGCCGAAGAGGCCGAGTTTACTCACCCCAAACCGCTCAATTTCTGGCTGATGAGTTGTGATGAACTCAAGGATATGGTGCGATGAAAGCTTCATTTTCGTTGCTTAGTCAAGTAAATATACAAACCATTTGTCAGACAATGCATAGCCTCACACCCTCACTACGAAACTCGTCCCTGTTCCAATCTCCGTATTGACAGTAAGCGTTCCTTTATGCAGCCTGATGATCTGCCGGCTGAGGCTGAGTCCAATGCCTGAACCCTGCTTTTTTGTTGTGTAGAAAGGGACGAAAATGTTGTCCAGGATGTCGGCTGGAATACCAGGGCCATTGTCTGAGATTGAGATGATAACATTCCCGTTATCTTGCGTTGCGCTCATTTTGATAAGGGGAGAAGCGGTGGCTTCCACTGCTTCACCAGCGTTTTTTACGAGGTTGATCAGCACCTGCTCAAACAGGTCTTTGTCGATGGTGATTTCCAGCCCGGCTGGCAAGGTCTCTGTCTCCAGCTTGATCTTCTTTTTGTCGAAGTCCTTCAAAAAGAGTTTTTCAACCTCGCTAAACAGTGTTGATACTTTTACTTTTTCAAATTTAGGAGGCTGAATGTTTGTCAAACTGCGGTAGGCCTCAACAAACCTGACGAGGCCTTTGCTGCGGTTTTCTATCGTTTTCAGGCTATCGACAACGTCCTTCGCCGACTCGTCGTCCAGGTCTGAAAGGGGCAGCGGCTGACCAGCCTCGTCCTCGAGCATCTCTCTTATCACAGACGTAAGCGTGGAAATAGGAATGGCCGAATTCATAATTTCATGTGTCAGCACCCTGATCAGCTTTTGCCATGAGTCGAGTTCCCTTTCTTCCAACTCATTCCTAATGTCCTGAAAGGAGATAATGCGGTATTGGGTGTTCTTCACCGTAATGGAAGAGCATTGAACCGATAGGTTGTAAAGCTCCTTGTGCAAGAGCTTTGTGAGGATTCGCTGACCCGGTTCCAAAGCGGCG contains:
- a CDS encoding HepT-like ribonuclease domain-containing protein gives rise to the protein MSNFSWIQFLKHILIETEFILKSSEGKSFDDLQSDEVWQRAIVRSIEIIGEASKKVDLEHRAKYPQVEWKRMAQMRDKLIHDYFGVDYEIVWDVIINRIPELNDHLKQIVDSEPDN
- a CDS encoding nucleotidyltransferase family protein, which encodes MKLSSHHILEFITTHQPEIERFGVSKLGLFGSFVRNEQTPESDIDILVEYKPGTKSFDNFIGLIDYLESSLGRNIELVTPESLSPLIRPYIEKEIQYVQF
- a CDS encoding sensor histidine kinase; the encoded protein is MVFDRFRWQVVARIAVILVLGYAGMYIIMSTDFWLAGCWLILFTAIATVSLFRYVEIYRRELYNFLSAIKQGDFTNSFSGHTARFRVDDLKFAYSEIIRVFHQLSSERESQYLFLQTIVEHVRVALVVADPKGEVLIYNRSFTELTGKKFIRNIGSLRNVDERFYDTIAALEPGQRILTKLLHKELYNLSVQCSSITVKNTQYRIISFQDIRNELEERELDSWQKLIRVLTHEIMNSAIPISTLTSVIREMLEDEAGQPLPLSDLDDESAKDVVDSLKTIENRSKGLVRFVEAYRSLTNIQPPKFEKVKVSTLFSEVEKLFLKDFDKKKIKLETETLPAGLEITIDKDLFEQVLINLVKNAGEAVEATASPLIKMSATQDNGNVIISISDNGPGIPADILDNIFVPFYTTKKQGSGIGLSLSRQIIRLHKGTLTVNTEIGTGTSFVVRV